From the Desulfosarcina sp. BuS5 genome, one window contains:
- a CDS encoding cobalamin B12-binding domain-containing protein has product MQNNIAPLRVLLGKPGLDGHDKGIKIVASLLRDSGVEIIYTGLRRSIDQIVKAAVQEDVDIIALSVLSGVHLELSRKLMDKLKMEGIGDIPVTIGGVIPRQDIPKLLELGITKVFPVGSSLESIATFFTERPWLKEVKKAS; this is encoded by the coding sequence TTGCAGAATAATATTGCACCTTTAAGAGTTTTATTAGGAAAACCGGGTTTGGACGGACATGATAAAGGTATTAAAATCGTTGCTTCTTTGTTGCGCGATTCTGGTGTCGAAATTATTTATACAGGTCTGAGAAGAAGCATTGACCAAATTGTCAAAGCGGCTGTTCAGGAAGATGTGGACATAATAGCTTTGAGTGTATTATCCGGTGTTCATCTTGAGTTGAGTAGAAAATTGATGGATAAACTTAAAATGGAGGGCATTGGTGATATCCCTGTTACCATAGGGGGCGTTATCCCGCGCCAGGATATCCCGAAATTACTGGAACTCGGGATAACCAAGGTTTTCCCTGTTGGTTCTTCCCTGGAAAGTATTGCTACTTTTTTTACTGAAAGGCCTTGGCTGAAAGAAGTAAAAAAAGCTTCATAA